In a genomic window of Chryseobacterium sp. G0162:
- a CDS encoding phenylacetate--CoA ligase family protein, whose amino-acid sequence MEFHPFIEKSSTQEIKAFQEEKLQQLLAYLEGNSPFYQRLFKEKNINIGEIRTLEDLQKIPVTTKNDLQQHNHDFFCITPDKIVDYSTTSGTLGDPVTFGLSDGDLERLAYNEAISFACAGIQKGDVVQMITTIDKRFMAGLAYFLGLRKMGASVVRMGPGIPELQWDSIFRYKPKYLITVPSFLLKMIDYAEKHGLDYKNSSVYGAVCIGESIKNQDFTDNILSQKIKEKWDIKLFSTYASTEMSTAFTECEFQIGGHHHPELIITEILDEDENVVKEGESGELTITTLGVEAIPLLRFKTGDIVKAHYEPCQCGRNTMRLGPVIGRKQQMIKYKGTTLYPPAMNDILNDFNNILCYQIVIQANEIGLDEIIIKLSTDQENENFVNEVRDHFRAKLRVSPKIEIIDFDILSKTVFNPNSRKPITFIDLR is encoded by the coding sequence TTGGAATTTCATCCGTTCATCGAAAAATCGAGTACTCAGGAAATAAAGGCGTTTCAGGAAGAAAAACTTCAGCAGCTTCTGGCTTATCTTGAAGGAAATTCACCTTTTTATCAGAGGTTGTTTAAGGAAAAGAATATCAATATTGGAGAAATCCGGACATTGGAAGATCTGCAAAAGATTCCTGTTACAACAAAGAATGATTTGCAGCAGCATAATCATGATTTTTTCTGTATTACACCAGATAAGATTGTAGACTACAGCACGACTTCCGGAACGTTAGGAGATCCGGTAACCTTTGGATTGTCTGATGGAGACCTTGAAAGATTGGCTTACAATGAGGCCATATCCTTTGCCTGTGCCGGAATTCAGAAGGGAGATGTAGTACAGATGATCACTACGATTGATAAACGTTTCATGGCTGGGCTTGCTTATTTTTTAGGATTAAGAAAAATGGGTGCCAGTGTTGTCAGAATGGGCCCTGGAATTCCAGAATTACAATGGGATTCTATTTTCAGATACAAACCTAAATACCTGATTACAGTTCCTTCATTTTTATTGAAGATGATTGATTATGCTGAAAAACATGGTCTGGATTATAAAAATTCAAGTGTTTATGGAGCAGTATGTATCGGAGAGAGTATTAAAAATCAGGATTTTACAGATAATATTCTTTCCCAGAAGATCAAAGAGAAATGGGATATCAAACTTTTTTCTACTTATGCTTCTACAGAAATGAGTACCGCTTTTACAGAGTGTGAGTTTCAGATCGGAGGACACCATCACCCAGAGCTGATTATTACAGAAATTCTGGATGAAGATGAAAATGTAGTGAAAGAAGGCGAAAGTGGAGAGCTGACCATCACTACTTTAGGAGTGGAAGCCATTCCTTTGCTAAGATTTAAAACCGGAGATATTGTAAAAGCCCATTATGAACCCTGTCAATGTGGAAGAAATACCATGCGATTGGGGCCTGTAATTGGAAGAAAACAGCAGATGATAAAGTATAAAGGAACAACCCTCTATCCACCTGCAATGAACGATATTCTGAATGATTTTAATAATATTCTCTGTTACCAGATCGTGATTCAGGCCAATGAGATCGGACTGGATGAAATCATCATCAAATTAAGTACAGATCAGGAAAATGAAAACTTTGTGAATGAGGTAAGAGACCATTTCCGTGCAAAATTAAGAGTAAGTCCGAAAATTGAAATCATTGATTTTGATATTCTGTCTAAAACCGTTTTTAATCCAAACAGCAGAAAGCCAATTACTTTTATTGATTTGAGATAA
- a CDS encoding NAD(P)/FAD-dependent oxidoreductase: MSKEFVDVLVIGAGPSGCVSSSYLKNNNVSVKVVEKTKFPRLVVGESLIPRVMDHFDEAGLFPALDKMGFEKKLGARFLRGDEVCIFDFSNKFGEGWDWTWQVPRADFDNTLAQEVINKGVDLEFETEVIDIKFEGTDSITTVRTKEGETKEIHAKFVIDSSGYGRVLPRLLDLEKPSKLSPHSAIFSHVKDLNREPGEEGTLISFDIIETEVWLWVIPFSNGNTSLGIVGPTEYIEKLSENGDTAEALRKAISLSDYYMKRFGDVEFLFEPRHLKDYSCSVKSLFGDGFALTGNASEFLDPVFSSGMAFATESGMLAAKLALRQLNGEKIDWQTEYTDYILYGVDVFTTYVKEWYTGNLQELFFHQPENPDVKKKICAVLAGYVWNKDNPFVKKHDTVIKNLANLIKLEKEQTQE, translated from the coding sequence ATGAGCAAAGAATTTGTTGACGTTCTTGTAATCGGAGCCGGACCTTCTGGATGCGTATCTTCTTCTTACTTAAAGAACAATAACGTCAGCGTGAAAGTGGTGGAAAAAACAAAATTCCCAAGACTGGTAGTCGGTGAAAGCTTAATCCCAAGGGTGATGGACCACTTTGATGAGGCCGGACTGTTCCCTGCTTTGGATAAAATGGGCTTTGAAAAAAAACTGGGTGCCCGTTTCCTTCGTGGTGACGAAGTCTGCATTTTTGATTTCAGCAATAAATTTGGAGAAGGCTGGGATTGGACCTGGCAGGTTCCGAGAGCTGATTTTGATAATACTTTAGCTCAGGAGGTCATTAATAAAGGGGTTGATCTTGAATTTGAAACAGAAGTGATCGACATCAAGTTTGAGGGAACAGATTCCATAACAACCGTACGAACTAAAGAGGGTGAAACTAAGGAAATCCACGCAAAATTTGTAATTGATTCAAGTGGTTACGGAAGAGTACTACCTCGTTTGCTTGATCTTGAAAAGCCATCCAAATTATCTCCACACTCTGCTATTTTCTCTCATGTAAAAGATCTTAACAGAGAACCTGGTGAAGAAGGAACTTTGATTTCTTTTGATATTATTGAAACCGAAGTATGGCTTTGGGTCATTCCTTTTTCTAACGGAAACACAAGTTTAGGAATTGTAGGACCTACCGAATATATTGAAAAACTATCTGAAAATGGGGATACTGCTGAAGCTTTAAGAAAAGCAATTTCCCTTTCTGATTATTATATGAAACGTTTTGGGGATGTAGAGTTTCTCTTTGAGCCAAGACATCTGAAAGATTATTCATGTTCTGTTAAAAGTTTATTCGGAGACGGATTTGCCTTAACTGGTAATGCTTCTGAATTCCTTGATCCTGTTTTTTCATCAGGAATGGCTTTCGCTACAGAATCCGGAATGCTGGCTGCTAAACTGGCATTAAGACAGCTAAATGGTGAGAAAATCGACTGGCAGACAGAATACACGGATTATATTTTATACGGTGTAGATGTATTCACCACTTATGTAAAAGAATGGTATACCGGAAATCTTCAGGAATTATTCTTCCACCAACCGGAAAATCCGGATGTAAAGAAAAAGATTTGTGCGGTTCTCGCCGGATATGTCTGGAATAAAGACAATCCTTTTGTGAAAAAGCATGATACGGTGATTAAGAATCTTGCGAACCTCATCAAACTTGAAAAAGAACAAACTCAAGAATAA
- the hutH gene encoding histidine ammonia-lyase, which yields MKINNFLELKDFQKIIIENEKIELDESLLSRVNASFQFLKEFSKNKVIYGVNTGFGPMAQFKISDEDTHQLQYNLIRSHSSGIGNPLPSQEVKACMLARMNTLSLGNSGVHESVIYLLQELINRDITPLIFEHGGVGASGDLVQLAHLALVLIGEGEVFYKGERKLTKEVFEIEELKPIQVEIREGLALMNGTSVMSGIGIVNAYKANQLTDISIKLSCAINEIVQAYDDHLSEALNGTKRHYGQQKVAERMRAHLADSKLIRKRADHLYTHFEEQEKVFKEKVQEYYSLRCVPQILGPVLDTLEYTEKVLENEINSANDNPIINVEDQHVYHGGNFHGDYISLEMDKLKIVVTKLTMLAERQLNYLLNAKINEILPPFVNLGKLGFNFGMQGVQFTATSTTAESQMLSNPMYVHSIPNNNDNQDVVSMGTNAAVICRKVIENAFEVLAIEAITIVQAIEYLGFQNEISSSTKELYDEIRKIIPAFSDDMVMYPYLEEVKKYLKAM from the coding sequence ATGAAAATAAATAACTTTTTAGAACTGAAAGACTTTCAAAAAATTATCATTGAAAATGAAAAAATAGAACTGGATGAATCACTTTTGTCAAGAGTGAATGCAAGTTTTCAGTTTTTAAAGGAATTTTCAAAAAATAAAGTAATATACGGAGTGAATACCGGTTTTGGGCCAATGGCACAATTCAAGATCAGTGATGAGGATACTCACCAGCTTCAGTATAACCTGATAAGAAGCCACTCTTCCGGAATCGGAAACCCTTTGCCTTCCCAGGAAGTGAAAGCTTGTATGCTGGCCAGAATGAATACTTTATCATTAGGAAATTCAGGAGTGCATGAATCTGTTATTTATCTTCTTCAGGAATTAATCAACAGAGATATTACCCCATTAATTTTTGAACATGGAGGAGTAGGAGCAAGTGGTGACCTTGTCCAGCTGGCTCACCTTGCTTTGGTGCTAATAGGCGAAGGAGAAGTTTTCTATAAAGGAGAAAGAAAACTGACCAAAGAGGTTTTTGAAATCGAAGAGCTGAAACCAATTCAGGTGGAGATCCGTGAAGGACTTGCCCTGATGAACGGAACTTCCGTAATGTCAGGAATTGGTATTGTAAATGCTTATAAAGCAAATCAGTTAACAGATATTTCTATTAAGCTTTCTTGCGCCATTAATGAAATTGTTCAGGCTTATGACGATCATTTATCAGAAGCATTAAACGGAACAAAAAGACACTACGGTCAGCAGAAAGTAGCAGAAAGAATGCGTGCTCACCTGGCTGACAGTAAGCTGATCAGAAAAAGAGCAGATCATCTGTATACCCATTTTGAAGAACAGGAAAAGGTATTCAAGGAAAAAGTACAGGAGTATTATTCTTTAAGATGTGTACCACAGATTTTAGGTCCGGTATTAGATACATTAGAATATACGGAGAAAGTTCTTGAAAATGAGATCAATTCTGCCAATGATAACCCGATTATTAATGTAGAAGATCAGCATGTTTACCACGGAGGAAATTTCCATGGAGACTACATTTCTCTGGAAATGGACAAATTAAAAATTGTGGTTACAAAACTTACAATGCTTGCAGAAAGACAGTTAAACTATCTTTTGAATGCTAAAATCAATGAAATTTTGCCTCCTTTTGTAAATTTAGGTAAATTAGGGTTCAATTTCGGAATGCAGGGCGTTCAGTTTACAGCAACATCTACTACAGCAGAAAGTCAAATGTTGTCAAATCCCATGTATGTTCACAGCATTCCAAATAATAATGACAATCAGGATGTGGTTAGTATGGGAACCAATGCTGCAGTAATCTGCAGAAAAGTAATTGAAAATGCTTTTGAAGTACTGGCGATTGAAGCGATTACCATTGTTCAGGCTATAGAATATCTTGGTTTTCAGAATGAAATTTCATCGTCTACAAAAGAATTATACGATGAGATCAGAAAAATAATTCCTGCATTCTCAGATGATATGGTAATGTATCCGTATCTGGAGGAAGTAAAGAAATATTTAAAAGCAATGTAA
- the fabG gene encoding 3-oxoacyl-ACP reductase FabG: MKCAIVTGGSRGIGRAICIKLAEEKTYHILINYTSNEAAAKETLAQVEELGATGEILKFDVGNTEEVRQILTAWQDNNPEALVEVIVNNAGITRDGLFMWMQKEDWNTVINTSLDGFFNVTNFFIQKLLRNKYGRIINMVSVSGVKGTAGQTNYSAAKGALVGATKALAQEVAKRNITVNAVAPGFIRTDMTQEFNEDELKAMIPANRFGEAEEVADLVAFLASRKSSYITEEVININGGIYS; encoded by the coding sequence ATGAAATGTGCAATTGTAACAGGTGGCTCCAGAGGAATCGGGAGAGCAATCTGTATAAAACTGGCTGAAGAGAAGACTTACCACATACTCATTAACTACACTTCCAATGAAGCTGCGGCAAAGGAAACTTTGGCTCAAGTTGAAGAATTGGGGGCTACAGGAGAAATTCTTAAATTTGATGTAGGAAATACCGAAGAAGTACGGCAGATATTAACAGCATGGCAGGACAATAATCCTGAAGCTTTGGTAGAAGTTATCGTTAACAACGCTGGAATTACAAGAGACGGTTTATTTATGTGGATGCAGAAAGAAGACTGGAATACCGTAATCAATACAAGTTTAGATGGCTTCTTCAATGTTACTAATTTCTTTATTCAAAAGCTGCTTCGCAACAAATACGGAAGAATCATCAATATGGTTTCAGTATCCGGAGTAAAAGGAACGGCCGGTCAGACCAATTATTCTGCCGCTAAAGGAGCGTTGGTAGGTGCTACAAAAGCTCTTGCTCAGGAAGTTGCTAAGAGAAATATTACGGTAAATGCGGTCGCTCCAGGATTTATCAGAACAGATATGACTCAGGAGTTTAATGAAGATGAATTGAAGGCAATGATTCCTGCCAACCGGTTTGGAGAAGCAGAAGAGGTTGCAGATCTTGTCGCATTTTTAGCTTCCAGGAAATCGTCATACATCACAGAAGAAGTGATTAATATTAACGGTGGAATTTACTCGTAA
- a CDS encoding beta-ketoacyl-[acyl-carrier-protein] synthase family protein, protein MENRVVITGMGIYSCIGTSLEEVRESLYQGKSGIVLDQDRKEFGFRSGLTGVVPKPDLKNLLNRRQRVSMGEESEYAYLATLDALKQANLDETFLDAHEVGILYGNDSVSQAVVESIDIAREKKDTTLMGSGAIFKSMNSTVTMNLSTIFKLKGINLTISAACASGSHSLGLAYMMIKNGFQDMIICGGAQETNKYSMASFDGLGVFSAREEDPTKASRPFDAGRDGLIPSGGAASLIVESLESAQRRGAPIIAEIIGYGFSSNGGHISTPNVDGPALAMDRALKQSGLKASDIDYINAHATSTPIGDANEAKAIYEIFGSEVPVSSTKSMTGHECWMAGASEVIYSILMMQNDFVAPNINLENPDNEAQKINLVSKTKNQKIDVFLSNSFGFGGTNSALIVKKFD, encoded by the coding sequence ATGGAAAATAGGGTTGTAATTACCGGAATGGGAATTTATTCCTGCATCGGGACGTCTTTAGAAGAGGTCAGGGAATCCCTATATCAAGGAAAATCCGGTATTGTTTTAGATCAGGATAGAAAAGAGTTCGGTTTCAGATCAGGACTTACAGGAGTAGTTCCAAAACCTGATTTAAAGAATCTCCTGAACAGACGCCAGCGTGTAAGCATGGGAGAAGAAAGTGAATATGCTTATCTTGCTACCCTTGATGCCCTGAAACAGGCCAATCTTGATGAAACTTTTTTAGATGCCCATGAAGTGGGGATTTTATATGGAAATGACAGTGTTTCCCAAGCAGTGGTAGAATCTATCGACATTGCAAGGGAAAAGAAAGATACTACATTGATGGGATCAGGAGCGATCTTTAAATCAATGAACTCAACAGTAACGATGAACCTTTCTACGATCTTTAAACTAAAAGGGATCAATCTTACCATCAGTGCAGCCTGTGCAAGTGGTTCACATTCCTTAGGGCTTGCTTACATGATGATTAAGAACGGTTTTCAGGATATGATCATTTGTGGTGGGGCTCAGGAAACCAACAAATACTCTATGGCAAGCTTTGATGGATTAGGTGTTTTTTCAGCAAGAGAGGAAGACCCTACAAAAGCATCAAGACCTTTCGATGCCGGAAGAGACGGCTTGATTCCGAGTGGAGGAGCCGCTTCTTTAATCGTTGAGAGTCTGGAATCTGCCCAAAGAAGAGGAGCTCCTATCATTGCTGAAATCATAGGATATGGTTTTTCATCCAATGGCGGACATATTTCAACTCCAAATGTTGACGGACCGGCTTTAGCGATGGATAGAGCTTTGAAACAATCCGGATTGAAAGCTTCAGACATCGATTATATTAACGCTCATGCTACTTCTACTCCAATTGGTGACGCCAATGAAGCGAAAGCTATCTATGAGATTTTTGGAAGCGAAGTTCCTGTAAGCTCTACGAAATCCATGACGGGACACGAGTGCTGGATGGCTGGTGCAAGTGAAGTTATTTACTCAATTCTGATGATGCAGAATGATTTTGTAGCTCCGAATATTAACCTGGAAAATCCTGATAATGAGGCTCAAAAGATAAATTTAGTCTCCAAAACAAAAAATCAAAAAATTGATGTATTTTTGTCGAATTCTTTTGGGTTCGGGGGAACCAATTCTGCATTAATAGTTAAAAAATTTGATTAA
- a CDS encoding acyl carrier protein yields MEREKIVAIVNDFLVNEFEVDGDEISNDANLKNTLGLDSLDYIDMVVVIESNFGVKLGEADFKKMVTFDDFYTTIENKIVAKNA; encoded by the coding sequence ATGGAAAGGGAAAAAATTGTTGCTATTGTTAATGATTTTCTGGTTAACGAATTTGAAGTTGACGGAGATGAAATCAGTAATGATGCCAACCTTAAAAATACACTAGGACTAGACAGCTTGGATTATATTGACATGGTCGTAGTGATTGAATCCAATTTCGGAGTGAAATTAGGAGAAGCAGACTTCAAGAAAATGGTAACATTTGATGATTTCTACACAACGATTGAAAATAAGATCGTTGCAAAAAACGCATAG
- a CDS encoding lipid A biosynthesis acyltransferase, translated as MNKWKGKSKGTVLGYRIFVWCIRNIGIRSSYLVLYLVAAYYVLFQKKSNQYILYYFQKRLNFSYWKAKRSIFKSYFTFGQVLIDKTAISAGLREKYTYEFDGIENLRNLLAAKKGGVLISAHIGNFEVAEHFFADIDFDCQINLVTTDQEVTVIKEYLESVSVKKSTIKFIYVKEDMSHIFEINQALSNNELICFTGDRYFEGSKFLEAELLGKSAKFPAGPFLIASRLGVPVVYVYVMKEKNLHYHLYARVAQNIKNRDSQGLLQSYVQNLETMLKKYPLQWFNYFDFWDDVD; from the coding sequence ATGAACAAGTGGAAAGGTAAATCTAAAGGGACGGTGCTGGGCTACAGGATATTCGTCTGGTGTATTAGAAATATCGGAATCAGAAGTTCATATCTCGTATTGTACCTTGTGGCTGCTTATTACGTTCTGTTTCAGAAAAAAAGCAACCAATACATTCTCTATTATTTCCAAAAAAGACTGAATTTCAGCTATTGGAAGGCTAAGCGCTCTATTTTTAAAAGCTATTTCACCTTCGGACAGGTTCTGATCGATAAAACGGCTATTTCTGCAGGTTTGAGAGAGAAATATACCTATGAATTTGATGGTATTGAAAACCTGAGAAATCTTTTGGCTGCTAAGAAAGGTGGAGTTCTTATCAGTGCTCACATCGGAAATTTTGAAGTAGCAGAGCATTTCTTTGCAGACATTGATTTTGACTGTCAAATTAACCTCGTCACTACAGATCAGGAAGTTACCGTCATCAAGGAATATCTGGAGAGTGTTTCTGTAAAAAAGAGTACTATTAAATTCATCTATGTCAAAGAAGATATGTCGCATATCTTTGAGATCAATCAGGCTTTGTCCAATAATGAACTGATCTGTTTTACGGGAGACCGTTACTTTGAAGGATCAAAATTTCTGGAAGCCGAATTATTAGGAAAAAGTGCCAAATTTCCGGCCGGACCATTCCTCATTGCTTCCCGTTTGGGAGTACCTGTGGTATATGTTTATGTGATGAAAGAAAAGAACCTTCATTACCATTTGTATGCACGAGTAGCACAGAATATCAAGAACCGGGATTCTCAGGGGCTTTTACAGTCTTACGTTCAGAATCTTGAAACCATGCTTAAAAAATATCCGCTTCAATGGTTTAATTATTTTGATTTTTGGGATGATGTTGATTAA
- a CDS encoding phytoene desaturase family protein, translating to MKKEYDILVIGSGLGGLVSALVLAKEGLKVCVLEKNNQYGGNLQTFSRDKLIFDTGVHYLGGLSKGQNLHRFFSYLEIMDDLELQQMDEDGYDRISFGDDAVEYPHAQGYQNFVEQLSVCFPEEKENLENYCEEIQYVCSQFPRYHVVGKDNYNEEILHLNTKRFVESVTQNKKLQAVLLGSNFLYAGDSENVPFYVHALTVNSYIQSAYKCVKGGSQISRLLIRKLRQYGAEVHKHSEVSEFIFNGNNTLTSVKTKTGKEYAAKKFISNIEIRSAIKLIGEERLKKSFLNRVLSWQPVSSCFSVYIVLKPHCLPNFNYNIYHYSSEEQVWNAYRYHKQAWPETYMLSSTPSKQNSVFAESLTAISYMDFDEVKQWENTVNTVADEHERGKQYEGFKLEKTEKMIDALEKKIPGLRHAIQRIYTSSPLSYRDYIGSFEGNMYGYMKNSENPLKTMVSPRTKIDNLFLTGQSVNMHGILGVTIGAFNTCAEILGKETIDSRLHSMT from the coding sequence TTGAAAAAAGAATATGACATACTTGTAATCGGCAGCGGATTGGGAGGTCTTGTTTCAGCTCTTGTTTTAGCGAAAGAAGGCCTGAAGGTTTGCGTGCTGGAAAAAAACAATCAGTATGGAGGTAATCTTCAGACTTTTTCAAGAGATAAGCTTATTTTTGATACAGGAGTGCATTATTTGGGTGGCCTTTCAAAAGGGCAGAACCTGCACCGTTTTTTCTCCTATCTTGAGATTATGGATGATCTGGAACTTCAGCAAATGGATGAGGACGGGTATGACAGAATTTCCTTTGGAGATGATGCTGTTGAATATCCGCATGCTCAAGGCTATCAAAACTTTGTAGAACAATTATCGGTCTGTTTTCCTGAGGAAAAAGAAAATCTTGAAAATTATTGTGAAGAGATTCAATATGTATGCAGCCAGTTTCCAAGGTATCATGTAGTAGGAAAGGATAATTACAATGAGGAGATCCTGCATTTAAATACCAAAAGATTCGTTGAATCTGTAACCCAGAATAAAAAACTTCAGGCAGTCTTATTAGGATCTAATTTCCTGTATGCCGGAGATTCGGAAAACGTTCCTTTTTACGTTCATGCTTTAACGGTGAATTCTTACATACAAAGTGCCTATAAATGTGTAAAAGGAGGGAGTCAGATATCCAGATTGCTCATTCGAAAACTTCGTCAGTATGGGGCTGAAGTTCACAAACATTCAGAAGTTTCTGAATTTATTTTTAATGGAAATAATACACTGACTTCTGTAAAGACAAAGACAGGGAAAGAATATGCCGCAAAGAAGTTTATTTCCAATATTGAAATTCGTTCTGCCATTAAGCTGATTGGAGAAGAAAGACTGAAAAAATCTTTTCTGAACAGAGTTTTAAGTTGGCAGCCGGTTTCCTCATGTTTCAGTGTTTACATTGTTTTAAAACCTCATTGCCTACCGAATTTTAATTATAATATTTATCATTATTCCTCAGAAGAGCAGGTTTGGAACGCCTATCGTTATCATAAACAAGCCTGGCCGGAGACGTATATGCTTTCATCCACCCCCTCAAAACAAAATTCTGTTTTTGCAGAAAGTCTAACGGCTATTTCTTATATGGATTTTGATGAGGTTAAACAATGGGAAAATACAGTCAATACCGTAGCTGATGAGCATGAAAGAGGAAAACAGTATGAAGGCTTCAAGCTGGAAAAGACTGAAAAAATGATTGACGCTCTGGAAAAGAAAATTCCGGGTTTGAGACATGCTATCCAACGAATATATACCTCTTCTCCCTTATCTTACCGGGATTATATCGGAAGTTTTGAAGGAAATATGTACGGGTATATGAAAAACTCAGAGAATCCTCTGAAAACCATGGTTTCTCCCCGTACAAAAATTGATAATCTGTTTCTTACAGGTCAATCTGTGAATATGCACGGAATTTTGGGAGTAACCATAGGTGCATTCAATACCTGTGCTGAAATTCTGGGAAAAGAAACGATTGACAGTCGCTTGCACTCAATGACTTAA
- a CDS encoding C45 family autoproteolytic acyltransferase/hydolase — protein sequence MKKTNIQHLSYKRVLISFLFFFLLSSCGVSKSIHHLPDVKQYALEIPKVTRINDSTFSYNQNVLTKNKQQLWELYIKGNPLQLGYNNGALTQDLMQKQEEIFFSKVEGFVPSKFKQKLLNTFLKWYNRKMYLNVREDYQAELYGLSQYSSDRYDFIAPRYLRNLYLHGAHDIGHAMQDLAMVGCTSLAVWNENTEDGNMLIGRNFDFYVGDEFAQNKLVEFVEPEDGFPYMSVSWPGMIGVVSGMNKEGITVTINAGKSRIPLTAKTPISLVTREILQYAKNIDEAIAIAKKRHVFVSESILVGSAHDKNAIIIEVSPKNFGVYRVQNTSKVLCTNHFQSDTYKEDTKNKKQIEESHSAYRYEKLQELLQEEKKLNPEKIAAILRNRSGLKDKSIGYGNEKALNQLLAHHAVIFSPEKKLAWVSSNPYQLGEFVCYDLNEIFSGKTLQPDKFSKSQLNIPRDPFADSEEFESYELYRMLSKEIIEATEKKNMELTDDFIPSYESLNPDFWKGYFLGGKYYYHKKEYSKAKIEFEKALTKEITTVPDQKMIEKYLNKTNKKINK from the coding sequence GTGAAAAAAACTAATATCCAACATCTGTCATATAAAAGGGTTCTTATCTCCTTCCTTTTTTTCTTTCTCCTGAGCTCTTGTGGAGTATCAAAATCTATTCATCACCTTCCTGATGTCAAACAATATGCATTAGAAATTCCGAAGGTTACCAGGATCAATGACAGTACCTTTAGCTATAATCAAAATGTTCTCACCAAAAATAAACAACAGCTTTGGGAGCTTTATATTAAAGGAAACCCTTTGCAATTAGGGTATAACAACGGAGCGTTAACTCAGGATCTGATGCAGAAGCAGGAGGAAATTTTCTTCTCCAAAGTAGAAGGCTTTGTTCCTTCAAAATTTAAGCAGAAACTTTTAAATACCTTCTTAAAGTGGTACAATCGTAAAATGTATCTCAATGTAAGAGAAGATTATCAGGCAGAATTGTATGGGTTGTCACAATACTCATCTGATCGGTATGATTTTATTGCACCAAGATATCTGAGAAATCTGTATCTGCATGGAGCTCATGATATTGGGCATGCGATGCAGGATCTTGCGATGGTAGGTTGTACTTCTCTGGCGGTCTGGAACGAGAATACGGAAGATGGGAATATGCTGATCGGAAGAAACTTCGATTTTTACGTAGGAGACGAGTTTGCCCAAAATAAGCTGGTTGAATTTGTAGAACCGGAAGACGGATTTCCTTATATGTCAGTAAGCTGGCCGGGAATGATCGGTGTAGTTTCCGGAATGAATAAAGAGGGAATAACCGTAACGATCAATGCTGGAAAATCAAGGATTCCTCTGACGGCGAAAACACCTATTTCTCTGGTGACCAGAGAAATCCTGCAATATGCTAAAAACATAGATGAAGCGATTGCTATTGCTAAAAAAAGACATGTATTTGTTTCAGAATCCATTTTAGTAGGAAGTGCTCATGATAAAAATGCAATAATTATTGAAGTCTCACCGAAAAACTTCGGAGTATATAGAGTTCAAAACACAAGTAAAGTGCTTTGCACCAATCATTTTCAGTCTGATACTTATAAAGAGGATACTAAAAATAAAAAGCAGATTGAAGAGAGCCACTCGGCATACCGTTATGAAAAATTACAGGAACTTTTACAGGAAGAAAAAAAGTTGAATCCAGAAAAAATAGCTGCTATTTTAAGAAACCGTTCCGGTTTAAAAGATAAAAGCATAGGTTATGGAAATGAGAAAGCTTTAAACCAACTTTTAGCTCATCATGCTGTTATATTTTCACCTGAAAAGAAACTGGCTTGGGTATCATCCAATCCCTATCAGTTAGGAGAATTTGTGTGCTATGATCTCAATGAAATATTTTCAGGCAAAACGTTACAGCCCGATAAATTCTCAAAGTCACAATTGAATATTCCGCGAGATCCTTTTGCAGATTCTGAAGAATTTGAAAGTTATGAATTGTATAGAATGCTGAGTAAAGAAATAATTGAGGCTACAGAAAAGAAGAATATGGAATTAACGGATGATTTTATTCCTTCTTATGAGTCTTTAAATCCGGATTTCTGGAAAGGATATTTTTTGGGTGGAAAATATTATTATCACAAAAAAGAATATTCAAAAGCAAAAATAGAATTTGAAAAGGCTCTTACCAAAGAAATAACGACTGTTCCGGATCAGAAAATGATTGAAAAATATCTTAATAAAACCAATAAAAAAATTAATAAATAA